The following DNA comes from Saccharomyces mikatae IFO 1815 strain IFO1815 genome assembly, chromosome: 8.
TGGTAAGAAAATCTTGGATCAAACTTTTGAATGGTGTTTTAGGAGTTCTTGGCTGGGGTCAGGTAGGTAAGAATGAAAGTTCTAATATAGTGCAAACTAAGAAGCGTAATGCCAAGTACGTTACTGTTCATCTCAATACTCTGTATACTCTTGTTGAATGCGGATGTCAAGATGAACGTGCTAGAGGCGACAGAGACACATCAGAGTTTGTTGATGACAGTACTAATTTACGAAGCCCATATTTAATTCCTGATTACCCTCAGCCTTTCGAGCATTTGAAGCTGTTTACTAGAGAACTAAAATTCGAGGACACAGCTTCCAATCGAACAAACGCAGCACTTCTTTCACTGGCTACACAAGATATCGATACTCGAAAAGTGGCCTTTAGCGAACAATTTCTGCCTATAGTGCGCAAGCAAACTGAAACAATTATCAAGGAAGGTGGAGAATGTGGTAAGAGTGCAAGCAAGCTTAAAAAACTGCTTTCAAGTATCTTTGATTAATACTTTTATAGAATATATGGTACGTAATTGATAGATGATTAGAGTTCTGGGTTACCCTGGTGAGAGGCGAGGCGAAAAATGCAAGAATCCTAGTTTTCTGGAGTAGATCCAagtttgtttatttttcaaatgctaTTGGAACAAAGGGAAGGGTTATTAAAGGACAATTTAGATTAGAGCTGGTGGTAAAATTGTGTGTGTGTATCTCTATATCAGAGCCTTCCTTTAGTAACGAATATATAAGTCGACGTGACTTTATTCGGGTAGTCAAAACCGAACCATATTCTTTGCTTCTAGGTTACTTTTCGTTCATTTTGTCAGCTTAATCGATTAAGTTCGTGTCTACATCTCTTTACAAATTCTAATACATTTGCAGGTACAAATGTCTTATAAACAATCCTCCTACTACCCCAGCAGGGGGGATTTGGCAAAAAAAGATCCATCTCAGTACAGTGATATCATACTTtcagaaaacaataatagtaatacAAATGTATCGAGTCTTCAAGGTACGTCTAATGTGGGTTCGGGAACTACTGGTAACCAATTATATATGGGGGATTTGGATCCTACCTGGGATAAGAATACTGTTAGGCAAATTTGGGCATCCTTGGGTGAAGCGAATATTAATGTTCGAATGATGTGGAATAATTCTCTTAACAATGGGTCTAGGTCACCAATGGGTTCAAAGAATAATCAAGGGTATTGCTTTGTTGATTTTCCCTCATCCACTCATGCAGCAAATGCACTTCTAAAGAATGGCATGCTTATACCCAATTTTCCGAATAGAAAACTGAAACTAAACTGGGCTACATCTTCATACTCAAGTGGCAACAGTACGTTTAACAATGTAAAGAGTAGTAATAACTGTTCCGTATTTGTTGGAGATTTAGCGCCAAACGTTACCGAATCACAACTGTTCGAacttttcatcaatagaTATGCCTCAGTCGCTCATGCCAAAGTCGTACATGATCAGGTTACAGGGATTTCTAAGGGGTACGGCTTTGTGAAGTTTGCCAATTCAGATGAACAACAATCAGCACTGTTAGAAATGCAAGGTGTATTCTTGAATGGTAGGGCAATTAAAGTAGGTCCCACATCAGGTCAACAACAGCATgtcaacagcaacaacgATTACAACCGCAGTTCTTCATCGTTAAACAATGAAAATCTGGACTCAAGATTTATCTCCAAAAGTCAATCATTCATAGGTAGCGGCAGCAGTAACATGGGTTTGAAGAGAAACCAAACGTCTCAATTCATATATCCAGTTCAACAGCAGCCATCTTTAAACCATTTCACTGATCCGAACAACACCACTGTCTTTATCGGGGGCTTGTCATCCTTAGTGACTGAAGATGAATTGCGTGCATATTTTCAACCTTTTGGTACCATTGTTTATGTCAAAATCCCGGTAGGAAAAGGTTGCGGATTTGTTCAGTATGTTGACCGACTATCGGCTGAGACAGCCATTGCTAGAATGCAAGGTTTTCCCATCGCAAATTCAAGAGTTAGACTTTCTTGGGGCAGGTCTGCTAAGCAAACAGCACTGCTTCAACAAGCTATGCTGAGTAGTTCTTTGCAGGTccagcaacagcaaccaACTTTACAACAACCCAATTACGGGTATATTCCTTCCAGCACTTGTGAAAATTCTGTGCTATCAAGTCATAATAACATTACACCTCTGACGCTTCCTGGTTGCCAAACCTTAAATTATTCTAATTCATACACTAATGCTAGTGGATTAGGTATGAACGATTATTATTTCTACGGCTATAATAATGTAACGAATATATCGGCTGCTAACTTACTAACTGATACGAACCCTATGGGCCCTTCGGACATCAATGGTCAACAAGTTATCATGCAAGGGAACGAAGCGCTTGTTAACAACACAAATGCAATGTTGAACCGTTTGGAACAAGGAAGTAATGGTTTTATGTTTGCTTGAGCCATACgtgtatataaatatgtttttttcttctttctgtCCTGTTTTTTCTAggtattttcttcacttgAGTGTTAAATTGCAGTTAACCTCGCGCAGACGGTGACATTGTTGtgctttattttctttttctttttttgctcttttGTCGTTTTCGACATTCCCATGTTCTTTTACTAAGTCGTCTCCAAAAATAAATGTTTTTTCTGTACCGTTATAGTTGCGTTTTCCTTTctgaatttcattttcaaggttattgttattcttAATTTAATTCAAGATTATATGCTTCTTGAGCATCTTtatgatttttcttcattatcgaTATTTTGCCTTCTATGAATTCCttctagtttttttttttcttctgtagTTCTCGACATTTTTTGTGATGTATTttaattttattgttaaCTAGCTTCATAGAATTACGAGTATTTTCTGCTGTGTCAGGGTCGCCCATTGCAATATCTCTTTACACTACGTAATGTTTTTGTCTGTCTATCTATCTATATTATATTTGTGCGGGAGACTCAGAGAATTCCTACTCCGTGTTTCTTCACCTATATGTGTACCGAATTTTGGCTCATTTTTACTCCCTTTACGTAGTTTGGCTTTCGGCCTGTCTGAACTACGCGTTTCTATAGCTAGTTTCGTTTACCTAAAGATGAAAGTGCTAAATCTTAGTGGTATGCAAGGAAAGCGCAAATTGAAACGCGGTTTAGCAAGAAAAGCCACTTTTCGATAGCAAGGCCCCCTAGGACTAGTGATCGTTTTTCCTCTCCAagcttcttttcttttcgtttcGACCGTACCCTGTTGTGTCTGCAATAAGGATTACCCCTTATTTGATGGTTGAAGGAATAAGGCGGCGGAAGGGATCACCGGTAATAGGGAGTAATATCTATTTAAATGATGAGGTTTTGTGAAAAGATAAACATGTTCGGTTCAGTATGTCCTAAACTTAGTCATCAATTCATAAAGAAGTAACTATCAGCACTTCCAAATTTAGAACAAGCCGataagaataaagaaaactCCACGTACACAAAGTAAAAACAACATGTCTACCGTAACCAAATATTTCTACAGAGGTGAAAACACAGATTTAATCGTTTTCGTTTCATCCGAAGAGCTTGTAGAAGAATACGTTAAAAATCCATCCATTGGCAAGCTTTCTGAGGTTGTTGAAATCTTCGAAGTTTTCACTCCACAGGACGGCAGGGGCGCCGAGGGTGAGTTGGGTGCAGCATCCAATGCCCAGGTGGAAAATGAGTTCGGTAAAGGTAAGAAGATCGAAGAAGTTATTGACTTGATATTGAGAAATGGTAAGCCAAACTCTACTACCTCCAGtctaaaaacaaaaggagGTAACGCTGGGACCAATGCTTACAAATAAGTTACTTTTCGTTCTTCCTGGACAGCCTGCATTGAAATATGCAATTAGTTAAAGTGGTGTGCTGCCCTACCAAAACGcatgcattttttttcttaatatattgagaaaacaagaaatatgTATATCACACATACATACGATTAATAACATTGTATACATTTAATTCATtgcatttttcattttggcGCTCGTCAGATATGATTCTCTAGtaagtgaaaaaaagtaaaattttTAGCGATGAGATGCTAGCTAGAAGAATGGTATTTACTAATGTTTTATTTGTGATCTGAGCACACAAAGAAGAGGTGAAACAGACTTAGCATATCAAAGTACGAAATAATGGCTCTAGGGAATGAGATAAACATTTCAAACAAGCTAAAGAGGCAGGAAATTTTTGCTGATATAAAAcatgagaaaaataaagagcGTCATACCATGAGAAGAAAGAGGGCCAAGGAGGAAAGAGAGAACCCAGAACTGCGGGAGAAAAGATTGAGAGAGAATGTAACACAAACTATAGAGAACACTAGGGTTTACGATGAGACTATTAACGGGGAGGTGGAAGGAGACGAAGATGATTTGATGAGATACTTCAACAGTAATTCTAATGAGCCACCAAAGATTTTTCTGACCACGAATGTAAACGCCAAGAAGAGTGCTTATGAATTTGCCAACATTTTGATTGAAGTGTTGCCAAATGTCACGtttgtaaaaagaaaatttggcTATAAGTTGAAGGAAATATCTGATATTTGTATAAAGAGGAATTTCACTGACATTGTCATAATCaatgaagataaaaaaaaagtaaatggCCTTACATTCATACATTTGCCAGAGGGCCCgactttttattttaaatTGTCATCGTTTGTGGaagtaaagaaaatcgTTGGACACGGTAGACCAACCAGTCATATTCCAGAACTTATCTTGAACAACTTTCAAACAAGACTAGGTCAGACAGTGGGTAGATTATTCCAGTCCATTTTGCCTCAAAACCCAGATATTGAAGGTCGACAGGTGATTACTTTACATAACCAAAGAgattacatttttttcagaaggCATCGTTATGTCTTTAAAGACAATGAAAGGGTTGGTTTGCAAGAACTGGGCCCGCAATTCACTCTTAAACTGAAGAGGTTACAAAGAGgtatcaaagaagaaactgaGTGGGAGCACAAGCCTGAAAtggataaagaaaagaagaagttttaTCTATAATCTTAACTTCGTGCCTAAATTGTATCGAGGTACAATATTGAAGCAACTGTTGAAACCAATTCTGTATAATCCAGGCACAACAGcttttgatatttctgaatttctttctcttttttaggTCAATTTATTACAGGTAAAtcaaacatatatatatatagtataCAAAATAAACggtaattttctttttctttgatgtTAGAAGTGCTTCCGCAAATTATAGCAagttaaaagaaatatggAAGGATCGtgagaaaataaaggatAGATTGCTTTTCATGTAAATTATCTTCTACCTCCTCTGAAACCACCACGGGATCCACCACGAGACCCGCCTCTGAAGGAGCTGCCACCACGAGACCCGCCTCTGAAAGAGCCACCACGAGACCCGCCTCTAAATGAACTACCACCACGGCCACCTCTGAAACCACCTCTAGCACCACCACGGCCCATTGGAGCACCACCACGGCCGCCTGGGGCACCAcctctcttcttcttgttctttggTTTTGGTGGACCTGCTACCTTGGGCTTAGGCAAGAATCTTTCAATAGGCAATAGTTTATCAGCAGCAATATAGAATTTGTCACCTTCTTTGAAACTGGTAGCCTGGACACCGTCACCACATTTGATAGTGAAAAATACTTCATTTAAAGGACCCAATATTTCATCCACTTTACCAACTTGAGTCttgttttccaaatatATTGGCGCATTGAAATATGGAATCTTAGTGTTAATAGAACGGCAAACAATATCACCTTCACATGGATGCAAAAAGGCACCCATCTCTAGAACAGTGTCGGGTGGTCCTTGTTGGAATGATCTCGCACCTCCTCCACGTCCACCACGAAAGCCGCCACGGGAGCCACCACGGCCACCTCTGTTACCTCCTCTGAAACTCATtatgttcttttatttaaGTATTATCCTTAGATGATGCTCTGAGAGAAGTAAGCAAATAGTCACTCTGACGGAAAGATGTTCTCGTTATAAGGCTAACagttcaatttttttcttcctttccTCATCtcgaaaaatttttcactacAAAAAATTCCGAcataaaactaaaaaaattcgtCACGTGCCTTTTTTTACTCGCCAATCCACTTAGAAGCCTTAAGACATACATAATGCTAATGGAACTAAAATATGACATATACAAACACGACTAAAACAATGTTATAGTTGAATCACAAGTATTCTCGAGCACATCCGATTGTGCCACTTCTTATGTACCTTTACTAATTAATCTTCTGATGCCTATTTTCCTGCTACTCTTATTTGTTAAAGCACAATGTCATGTAAGCAATAAACGTCTCTTGCTT
Coding sequences within:
- the NAM8 gene encoding Nam8p (similar to Saccharomyces cerevisiae NAM8 (YHR086W); ancestral locus Anc_5.382); the protein is MSYKQSSYYPSRGDLAKKDPSQYSDIILSENNNSNTNVSSLQGTSNVGSGTTGNQLYMGDLDPTWDKNTVRQIWASLGEANINVRMMWNNSLNNGSRSPMGSKNNQGYCFVDFPSSTHAANALLKNGMLIPNFPNRKLKLNWATSSYSSGNSTFNNVKSSNNCSVFVGDLAPNVTESQLFELFINRYASVAHAKVVHDQVTGISKGYGFVKFANSDEQQSALLEMQGVFLNGRAIKVGPTSGQQQHVNSNNDYNRSSSSLNNENLDSRFISKSQSFIGSGSSNMGLKRNQTSQFIYPVQQQPSLNHFTDPNNTTVFIGGLSSLVTEDELRAYFQPFGTIVYVKIPVGKGCGFVQYVDRLSAETAIARMQGFPIANSRVRLSWGRSAKQTALLQQAMLSSSLQVQQQQPTLQQPNYGYIPSSTCENSVLSSHNNITPLTLPGCQTLNYSNSYTNASGLGMNDYYFYGYNNVTNISAANLLTDTNPMGPSDINGQQVIMQGNEALVNNTNAMLNRLEQGSNGFMFA
- the GAR1 gene encoding H/ACA snoRNP pseudouridylase subunit GAR1 (similar to Saccharomyces cerevisiae GAR1 (YHR089C); ancestral locus Anc_5.388) yields the protein MSFRGGNRGGRGGSRGGFRGGRGGGARSFQQGPPDTVLEMGAFLHPCEGDIVCRSINTKIPYFNAPIYLENKTQVGKVDEILGPLNEVFFTIKCGDGVQATSFKEGDKFYIAADKLLPIERFLPKPKVAGPPKPKNKKKRGGAPGGRGGAPMGRGGARGGFRGGRGGSSFRGGSRGGSFRGGSRGGSSFRGGSRGGSRGGFRGGRR
- the RTC3 gene encoding Rtc3p (similar to Saccharomyces cerevisiae RTC3 (YHR087W); ancestral locus Anc_5.384); protein product: MSTVTKYFYRGENTDLIVFVSSEELVEEYVKNPSIGKLSEVVEIFEVFTPQDGRGAEGELGAASNAQVENEFGKGKKIEEVIDLILRNGKPNSTTSSLKTKGGNAGTNAYK
- the RPF1 gene encoding rRNA-binding ribosome biosynthesis protein RPF1 (similar to Saccharomyces cerevisiae RPF1 (YHR088W); ancestral locus Anc_5.385), which produces MALGNEINISNKLKRQEIFADIKHEKNKERHTMRRKRAKEERENPELREKRLRENVTQTIENTRVYDETINGEVEGDEDDLMRYFNSNSNEPPKIFLTTNVNAKKSAYEFANILIEVLPNVTFVKRKFGYKLKEISDICIKRNFTDIVIINEDKKKVNGLTFIHLPEGPTFYFKLSSFVEVKKIVGHGRPTSHIPELILNNFQTRLGQTVGRLFQSILPQNPDIEGRQVITLHNQRDYIFFRRHRYVFKDNERVGLQELGPQFTLKLKRLQRGIKEETEWEHKPEMDKEKKKFYL
- the IPI1 gene encoding Ipi1p (similar to Saccharomyces cerevisiae IPI1 (YHR085W); ancestral locus Anc_5.381); the encoded protein is MTKSRKQKQKKQDFLRKKLKVGKPKEKASNATDTSFVSKTISIRNQHLDQNPHDLTKRLTLLKHHNINVRKETLTTFQKSIPSIINSRLMTPLLTQSIPLICDESQQVRQGLIDLIDEIGSHDAQILKLHCSIFVLYISMAMTHIVTQIQADSTKFLSHLMKYCGDEVVRKSWIKLLNGVLGVLGWGQVGKNESSNIVQTKKRNAKYVTVHLNTLYTLVECGCQDERARGDRDTSEFVDDSTNLRSPYLIPDYPQPFEHLKLFTRELKFEDTASNRTNAALLSLATQDIDTRKVAFSEQFLPIVRKQTETIIKEGGECGKSASKLKKLLSSIFD